Genomic segment of Streptomyces longhuiensis:
CTTGCGCTAATCTTGCGTTCCATGACACGGAGACTTGCTCAGGTGGCACAGAAGGTCGGCGTCAGTGAGGCGACGGTCAGCCGGGTGCTCAACAACAAGCCCGGCGTCTCGGAGGCCACCCGGCAGGCCGTGCTCACGGCCCTGGACGTCCTGGGCTACGAGCGGCCGACCCAACTGCGCGGCGAGCGCGCGCGCCTGGTCGGGCTCGTCCTTCCGGAGCTGCAGAACCCGATCTTTCCCGCGTTCGCGGACGTCATCGGCGGCGCGCTCGCCCAGCAGGGCCTCACCCCCGTCCTGTGCACCCAGACCAACGGCGGCGTCTCCGAGGCGGACTACGTGGAACTGCTGCTCCAGCAGCAGGTGTCCGGCGTGGTCTTCGCGGGCGGCCAGTTCGCCCAGGCGGACGCCCGGCACGAGCACTACCGGCTGCTCTCGGAGCGCAAGGTCCCCGTCGTCCTCGTGAACGCGGCGATCGAGGACCTCGGTTTCCCGTGCGTCGCGTGCGACGACGCCGTCGCGGTCGAGCAGGCCTGGCGGCATCTGTCCTTGCTGGGCCACGAACGCATCGGGCTCGTGCTCGGTCCGGACGACCATGTGCCGTCGATGCGCAAACTCGCCGCCGCGCGGAGGGTGGCGCGGTCAGCCGGCGGGACACTGCCCGAGGACGCGGTCGAACGGGCCATGTTCTCGCTGGAGGGCGGCCAAGCGGCAGCGGCGCGCCTCATGCGGCGCGGCATCACGGGCATCATCTGCGCGAGCGACCCGCTGGCGCTCGGCGCGGTGCGGGCCGCGCGGCGCGAGGGGCTGCGCGTGCCGGACGACATCTCGGTGGTCGGGTACGACGACTCGGCGTTCATGAATTGCACGGAGCCGCCCCTCACGACCATGCGCCAGCCGATCGAGGCGATGGGCCGGGCCGCCGTCGAGCTGCTCGTCACCCAGATCCAGGGCGGCTCGGTGACGCCCGGTGAGCTGCTGTTCGAGCCCGAACTGGTGGTACGTGGCTCCACGGCGCAGGCTCCGTCCGGCACAACCGCAGCGTAGTCAATTTTTTGCGGAGTCTGCACGACATCTTGCGGGCACCTGTCCGCGGTGGTTGAGTGTGCCGCGCCCCGGCTGCGCGGTAGCCGTAGGCCTTCCTGCGGTTGTCGTCAGCCGTGGGCCCTCCATGCTCATGCCCGAAGGGGACCACCGATGAGAAGCTCCTGGTTCCGCCCCACCCGCCGTAGCTCCGCGGCCGCGGTCGCCGCCGTGCTCACCCTGACCTCCCTCGCCGCCTGCGGCACCAGCAGCAGCGACGACAACAGCGGGGCGGGCGGCGGCTCGAAGGCCGACATATCGGCTCCCCTGGATCCGAAGACCAAGGTCACGCTCACCATCGACTGCATGCCGCCGGCGGCGAAGGCGGCCGAGCTCAGGGAGTGGAAGGAGGACGTCAAGGAGTTCAACAAGAAGTACCCGAACGTCACGATCAACGGGAAGTCCACGCCGGGCCAGTGCGAGGAACCCGCCCGCTTCACCGCCCAGCTCAAGGCGAAGTCCCAACCGGACGTCTTCTACACGTACTTCACCGATCTCCAGCAGGTGCTCGACAACAACGGCGCCGCGGACATCACCGCCTACGTGACGCCCAAGACCGTGCCGGCACTGGACTCCATCGACGGGAACGTCCTCGGCGTCCTCAAGAAGGACGGCAAGCTCTACGGCCTGCCCACCAGCAACTACACGATGGGCCTGCTGATCAACCGCAAGCTCTTCGAACGGGCCGGACTCGACCCGAACAAGCCGCCGACGACCTGGGAGGAGGTCCGCACCGCCGCCAAGAAGATCGCCGGCCTCGGCAACGGCATCTCCGGGTACGGCGAGTACAGCGCGGAGAACACCGGCGGCTGGCACTTCACCGCAGCGATGTACGGCCTCGGCGCCGACGTAGTCTCCGCCGACGGCAAGAAAGCCGCGTTCAACGACGCCACCGGCAAGCAGGTCGCCCAGCAGCTGCACGACATGCGCTGGAAGGACGACAGCATGGGCAAGACGCAGCTGCTGAAGTGGGGCGACCTCCAGAAGCAGATCGCCTCCGACAAGCTCGGGATGTTCCTCGCCGCCCCCGACGACATCACCTACATGGTCCAGCAACTGGGTGCCAAGTACGAGAACTTCGGCATGGGCCCGATCCCCGGCGGCAAGACCACGCTCTTCGGCGGCAACGACTACATGATCAAGAAGGGGTCCTCGCCCGACAAGATCAAGGCGGCCGTCGCCTGGCTCAACTTCAAGACCCTCACCCCGGGCAAGGGCCAGTTCCAGTGGGACCGCACCAAGGCGGACAAGCTCCCCGTGGGCCTGCCGCAGCCGAACTTCTTCACCGGTGACACCAAGGCCAAGGACCTCGCGTCCCGTACGGAGAACGCGACGATGCCCGTCGAGAACTTCAAGCCGTTCCTGGCCAACCCTGTGCCCGGCAAGGCGGAGCCGCCGAAGGCGCAGGAGGTCTACAAGGTCCTCGACAACGTGATGTCGGGCGTCCTGACCAACCGCAACGCCGACATAGACAAGCTGCTCGCCACCGCGGAGCAGCAGGTCAACCAGGTGCTGGCCAACCAGTAGTCCACGGCACCTGCGTCCCGAGGAGCGACCATGTCGGCCCCCACCGTGTCCAAGAGCTCGCCGGCGCCCGTGCGTGCGCCGCACCAACTCCCGGTGCGGCGCGCCTCGTTGGCGCGAGCGGTGCAGCGCAATCTCTCCGCCCACGGCTTCCTGATCGGCGCGGTGCTCTGCTTCTCCTTCTTCTCCTGGTATCCGATGGTCAGGGAGTTCCTCCTGGCCTTCCAGAAGAACAAGGACGGCAGGACCACCTGGGCCGGCTGGTCCAACCTCTCCTACGTCTTCAACGACCCGGCGTTCTGGCAGGCCTGGCGCAACACCCTCCTGTTCACGGGGCTCGCGCTCGTGCTGGGCTTCGCGGTGCCGTTCCTCGTGGCGGTCCTGCTCAATGAGTTCCGGCACGGACAGGGCTACTTGAGGATGCTCGTCTACCTGCCGGTGATGCTTCCGCCGGTCGCCTCGGTCCTGCTGTTCAAGTACTTCTACGACCCTGGCTACGGGTTGTTCAACCGGATCATCGGCATCTTCGGGATACCCGACCAGCAGTGGCTGCAGTCCACGAGCACGGCGATGATCTCCGTGGTCGTCGCGGCGACCTGGATGAACATGGGCGGCGCGACCCTGATCTATCTCGCCGCGCTCCAGGGCATCCCCGGCGAGCTGTACGAGGCCGCGGAGCTGGACGGCGCCGGACTGTGGCACAAGATCTGGCATGTGACGATCCCTCAGACGAGGCTGATCCTCTCGCTGATGTTCCTGATGCAGATCATCGCCACGATGCAGGTCTTCACCGAGCCGTTCCTGCTCACCAACGGCGCGGGTCCCGAGGGGTCGACCATGACCGTCGTCTACCTCATCTATCAGTACGCCTTCAACTTCAACAACTACGGCGGCGCGGCGGCCCTCGGCCTGGTCCTGCTCGTCCTGCTCGCGGGGTTCTCCGCGGTGTACGTACGCCTCGGCCGCACCCAAGAAGACTGACCGGCACGGGAGTTCACATGGCTACCGACACGATGCGCCCCCGGACGCTGATCTCGCCGGCCCAGCTCGGCAGACGGCGCGGCAAGGTCGTCTACTGGTGCGTCTTCGCCCTGGTGATGGTCCTGTTCACGCTGGTCTTCCTGGGACCGATGTACTGGATGGTCAGCGGCGGCCTCAAGACCAC
This window contains:
- a CDS encoding carbohydrate ABC transporter permease, whose product is MSAPTVSKSSPAPVRAPHQLPVRRASLARAVQRNLSAHGFLIGAVLCFSFFSWYPMVREFLLAFQKNKDGRTTWAGWSNLSYVFNDPAFWQAWRNTLLFTGLALVLGFAVPFLVAVLLNEFRHGQGYLRMLVYLPVMLPPVASVLLFKYFYDPGYGLFNRIIGIFGIPDQQWLQSTSTAMISVVVAATWMNMGGATLIYLAALQGIPGELYEAAELDGAGLWHKIWHVTIPQTRLILSLMFLMQIIATMQVFTEPFLLTNGAGPEGSTMTVVYLIYQYAFNFNNYGGAAALGLVLLVLLAGFSAVYVRLGRTQED
- a CDS encoding extracellular solute-binding protein gives rise to the protein MRSSWFRPTRRSSAAAVAAVLTLTSLAACGTSSSDDNSGAGGGSKADISAPLDPKTKVTLTIDCMPPAAKAAELREWKEDVKEFNKKYPNVTINGKSTPGQCEEPARFTAQLKAKSQPDVFYTYFTDLQQVLDNNGAADITAYVTPKTVPALDSIDGNVLGVLKKDGKLYGLPTSNYTMGLLINRKLFERAGLDPNKPPTTWEEVRTAAKKIAGLGNGISGYGEYSAENTGGWHFTAAMYGLGADVVSADGKKAAFNDATGKQVAQQLHDMRWKDDSMGKTQLLKWGDLQKQIASDKLGMFLAAPDDITYMVQQLGAKYENFGMGPIPGGKTTLFGGNDYMIKKGSSPDKIKAAVAWLNFKTLTPGKGQFQWDRTKADKLPVGLPQPNFFTGDTKAKDLASRTENATMPVENFKPFLANPVPGKAEPPKAQEVYKVLDNVMSGVLTNRNADIDKLLATAEQQVNQVLANQ
- a CDS encoding LacI family DNA-binding transcriptional regulator — encoded protein: MTRRLAQVAQKVGVSEATVSRVLNNKPGVSEATRQAVLTALDVLGYERPTQLRGERARLVGLVLPELQNPIFPAFADVIGGALAQQGLTPVLCTQTNGGVSEADYVELLLQQQVSGVVFAGGQFAQADARHEHYRLLSERKVPVVLVNAAIEDLGFPCVACDDAVAVEQAWRHLSLLGHERIGLVLGPDDHVPSMRKLAAARRVARSAGGTLPEDAVERAMFSLEGGQAAAARLMRRGITGIICASDPLALGAVRAARREGLRVPDDISVVGYDDSAFMNCTEPPLTTMRQPIEAMGRAAVELLVTQIQGGSVTPGELLFEPELVVRGSTAQAPSGTTAA